A region from the Euleptes europaea isolate rEulEur1 chromosome 13, rEulEur1.hap1, whole genome shotgun sequence genome encodes:
- the PRRG3 gene encoding transmembrane gamma-carboxyglutamic acid protein 3 — translation MATFLAAQNAHSVLKRFPRANGFLEEFRQGTIERECVEEICSYEEVKEVFENKEKTMEFWKGYAYSVKDPTEGTGRSDAMYVVVPLLGVALLIVIALFIIWRCQLQKATRHRPSYAQNRYLTSRAGRSLPRVMVYREASHSQSEAHCQRDPGGRGAGNGRWGLGPASQPASTLHPSDPSASTLMRLSSATPPPSYEEVTGHPENSSGEETSLSYSDPPPKYEEIVAAVPGPGK, via the exons ATGGCAA CCTTTCTGGCAGCCCAGAATGCCCACTCTGTTCTCAAGCGCTTCCCTCGAGCCAATGGCTTCTTGGAGGAATTCCGGCAGGGCACCATTGAGCGAGAGTGTGTcgaggagatctgcagctatgaGGAGGTCAAGGAGGTGTTTGAAAACAAGGAGAAGACG ATGGAGTTTTGGAAAGGTTACGCCTACTCTGTCAAGGATCCCACAGAAGGCACGGGCCGCTCGGATGCCATGTACGTTGTAGTGCCCTTGCTGGGTGTTGCTCTGCTTATCGTCATTGCCCTGTTCATCATATGGAGGTGCCAGCTCCAGAAGGCCACCCGCCACCGTCCTTCTTATGCCCAGAACCGCTACTTGACCAGCCGAGCAGGCCGTAGCCTTCCCAGGGTGATGGTGTACCGAGAGGCCTCGCACAGCCAAAGCGAAGCCCACTGCCAGCGGGACCCAGGCGGCAGAGGGGCCGGCAATGGCCGATGGGGCCTCgggcctgccagccagccagccagcaccCTCCATCCCTCCGATCCTTCCGCCTCCACCCTGATGAGATTGTCCAGCGCGACCCCGCCGCCTTCGTACGAGGAAGTGACTGGGCATCCTGAGAACAGCAGTGGCGAGGAGACTAGCCTGTCCTACAGTGACCCACCACCCAAGTACGAGGAGATCGTGGCTGCCGTTCCTGGCCCAGGGAAATAG